The following proteins come from a genomic window of Bactrocera neohumeralis isolate Rockhampton unplaced genomic scaffold, APGP_CSIRO_Bneo_wtdbg2-racon-allhic-juicebox.fasta_v2 ctg1122, whole genome shotgun sequence:
- the LOC126766421 gene encoding uncharacterized protein LOC126766421: MIDNKCSKRYPRALSADTITGNDGTLYRRCSVEDNGRTITLQVKNKEVVVNNRWVVPYSPLLSKTFKPHCNVEYCNSVKSIKYVCKYVTKGNDMAVFGIAASNNDEVSQYQMGRYISSNEVVWRIFSFSIHERHPTVVHLAVHLENGQRVYFTTENAAQRAERPPATTLTSFFETCASDPFAKTLFYSEMPKYFTWNASSKKFQRRKQGQPVPGFDHFLLSSPQNLWNKYKDNMAEDILHQIRVTTANPDLAICTEIHNKVLITLEDLCVMISGKMLHELGMPAPNRPMHDALNHEFKRERQYDRNALSQSVQNKIPLLNLQQKTAYDTIMKSVNDGNGEFYFLDAPGGTGKTFLIALILDTIRAQSQIVLAVASSGIAATLLEGGRTAHSALKLPLNLQTIDQPTCNITKTSAMAKVLQNCRLIIWDECTMVHKRALEALDRTLKDLRGNQKLFGGAMILLAGDFRQTLPVIPRSTAADEINACLKTSILWKYVKIIKLTTNMRVELQHDVSAEIFSKALLDMGNGKIQADTNTGLISFPQNFCHFTTSKEELISKVFPSIGANYKNHAWLSERAILAATNKDVDDLNIETQSQIDGEVHSFKSIDSITIQMKLSIIQLNS; encoded by the exons ATGATCGACAACAAATGCTCGAAACGTTATCCGCGTGCTTTGTCGGCTGATACAATTACAGGCAATGATGGTACTCTGTATCGTCGCTGCTCTGTAGAAGATAACGGCAGAACAATAACGTTGCAAGTAAAAAATAAGGAAGTGGTAGTTAATAACAGATGGGTTGTTCCGTATTCACCGCTGCTCTCCAAAACATTTAAACCGCATTGCAATGTTGAGTACTGCAATTCGGTGAagtcaataaaatatgtttgcaagtacGTAACCAAAGGAAACGACATGGCTGTATTTGGTATTGCAGCTTCTAATAACGATGAAGTTTCACAATATCAAATGGGAAGATATATTAGTAGCAATGAAGTGGTTTGGAGAATCTTTTCCTTTTCTATACACGAACGTCATCCCACTGTAGTCCATTTAGCTGTTCACCTGGAAAATGGACAAAGAGTTTATTTCACAACAGAAAACGCAGCGCAAAGAGCTGAGAGACCACCAGCGACAACGCTCACAAGTTTCTTCGAGACATGCGCAAGTGATCCATTTGCAAAAACATTGTTTTACTCGGAAatgccaaaatattttacatggaatgcatcatcCAAAAAGTTCCAACGTAGGAAACAAGGACAGCCTGTACCGGG ATTCGATCACTTTTTGCTATCGAGTCCACAAAACTTGTGGAACAAATACAAAGACAATATGgctgaagacattttacatcaaATACGTGTAACAACGGCAAATCCCGATCTTGCAATTTGCACGGAAATACACAATAAGGTATTAATAACTTTAGAGGATTTGTGCGTGATGATATCCGGTAAGATGTTGCACGAATTAGGAATGCCTGCGCCTAATCGCCCTATGCACGATGCACTCAATCATGAATTTAAACGAGAACGGCAATACGATAGAAATGCTTTAAGTCAATCCGTACAAAATAAAATCCCACTTTTAAATCTGCAACAAAAAACAGCTTACGATACAATAATGAAATCAGTAAATGACGGCAATGGCGAATTCTATTTCCTCGATGCACCAGGTGGAACtggtaaaacatttttaattgcattaattttagATACGATTCGGGCACAAAGTCAAATAGTACTGGCAGTAGCATCATCTGGGATAGCTGCTACATTATTAGAAGGtggacgaactgcacattctgCCCTGAAATTGCCATTGAATTTGCAAACAATCGATCAACCGACATGCAATATAACCAAAACATCTGCAATGGCAAAAGTGCTACAAAATTGTAGATTAATAATTTGGGATGAGTGTACGATGGTGCACAAACGAGCATTAGAGGCACTTGATAGAACATTGAAAGACTTGCGTGGCAATCAAAAACTGTTCGGAGGCGCTATGATTCTACTGGCTGGAGATTTTCGCCAAACGCTTCCAGTAATTCCCAGATCAACAGCTGCTGATGAAATAAATGCTTGCTTGAAAACATCAATTTTGTGGAAATAcgtaaaaattatcaaattaacAACGAATATGCGAGTGGAGTTACAACATGACGTATCGGCGGAAATCTTTTCGAAGGCATTATTAGACATGGGCAATGGGAAAATTCAAGCTGACACTAACACTGGCCTTATTTCGTTTCCCcaaaatttttgtcattttacaACGTCAAAGGAagaattaatttcaaaagttttcccAAGTATTGGTGCAAATTACAAAAACCATGCTTGGTTGAGCGAACGAGCCATTTTAGCAGCTACAAATAAGGATGTAGATGATTTGAATATAGAAACTCAGAGTCAAATTGATGGAGAAGTGCATTCATTTAAATCCATCGATTCTATTACGATCCAAATGAAGTtgtcaattatccaactgaattcctAA